GGTATTGCTGAATCCTTACAGAACCATCACCAAGTTAGAATTCTTGATGAGGCGATTATTGCTTCCGTTCAACTATCGCATCGCTACATCCCAGCCCGTCAACTACCCGACAAGTCAGTCAGTTTACTCGATACTGCTGCAGCACGAGTCGCATTGAGCCAAAGCTCAACTCCCGCGGCTATTGAGAACGCTCAGCGGAGAATTGAAACAGCGACAAGAACACAGGTGTTACTACAAAAGGAGCATGCCGCTACACAGCAGCACGGTGACAAACTCGAAGAGTTAAGCCATGAGATTGAAACAGCTCAAATTCTTTTAGCAGCATTGAACGAACAACTTGAAAAAGAACGCCAGTTAATTAGCGAAATACGTGAACTTCGTAACACAATCGAAAGCGAGTTCGAGACCGACCCAACTGAACAAAGCACGCAGCATACAGAACACCTACAAAGGTTACAGGGTCAACTAGCTGAAATTCAGCAGGATCAACCACTGTGCCAAGCAAGTGTTGATGCTCAAGCTGTCGCTGCTGTCGTCGCTAATTGGACCGGCATTCCTGTAGGTAAGATGGTTGCCGATGAAATTACCGCCATTAACCAGCTTAAGGCCAAGCTAGGCGAAAGAGTCATTGGCCAAGAGCATGCTCTTGACGCTATTAGCCAGGCTGTCCGTACGAGTCGTGCGGGATTAACTGATCCAAGAAAACCAGTGGGCGTCTTCCTATTTGCTGGAACAAGTGGTGTAGGAAAAACAGAAACAGCTCTAGCGTTAGCAGACACACTCTATGGTGGCGAACAAAATATTACGACAATCAACATGTCGGAATTTAAGGAGGAACATAAGATTTCAATGCTTCTTGGTTCGCCTCCAGGTTATGTTGGTTACGGCGAAGGGGGGGTACTGACTGAGGCGGCCAGACGTAAGCCTCACTCTGTTATTCTATTGGATGAGATGGAGAAAGCCCACTCTGGCGTTCAAGATATTTTCTACAATCTATTCGACAAAGGTACGATAAAAGACGGTGAGGGCCGTGATATCGATTTTAAAAACACTTTGATCATAATGACCTCCAATGCAGGTGAGGACGCCATCCGAGCGATCTCTGAACAAGTTGAAGAGAAACTCGAACCAGAAGCCCTCGTTGACAACATCCGCCCTTATCTTTTAGATTCATTCAAACCAGCTTTCCTTGGCCGTACAAATGTAATCGCTTTTTATCCTCTCGAAGACGATGAGCTAATTAAGATTGCAGCGATTAATATGCGTAAGATTGAAAAGCGGGTTAAAGCACACTACGGCGCCAGCTTTAGCTATGACGAAGAGGTTTTACTACATATCATTGCTCGTTGCCAAGAATCAGATACAGGGGCACGAAACATTGAAAACATCTTAAACCGCAGCATATTGCCTGAACTCGCAGGCGAATGCTTACAGAAGATGGCTAATGACCTCCCTATTGACAGCATTCATATAGCTTGCGATGAAGAGGGTGTGTTTAGTTACCAGCTTCACTAGGTATTAACTGACCGAACCTCGTGCGCCATTAAATGATGACTGCACGAGGAAACTTCTAACCCCCAATTAACACTGTTGGCATACCAATGACAATAGTGCCTCCGTGGGCTGTTGAATCACCCATTCTCGCCGCAGGCCTTCCACCAACTAATACTGTCGCGCTACCCATGATAATTGAGTCAGGAGGGCCAACGCAGACACAAACACTTCCTAGGCCTGCAGCCGGTATACTGCCAATCAGTACAGTCGGGGTCGCAGGCGCAACAATAGGCCCACCCACATGGGGAACTACACCCGTTACCATTGGGCAGACATGCATATCAGTTATCCTTGCAGCTGGCTTTCCCATAATATACTCCCTATTTTGTTTAAGATGACAAGCGACCCTGCCCGCCATTTGCAAGGTCAATGCCCTGAGTAATCAAAGTGACATATCTTGACTTCAAACCTTCTTCATCGCCTTCTGCTGCTGCTAAAGCAACACTTCCTGCAACCGCATGCGCATAGAGGTGTTCTGGCGGTGGAACATCAGGCTCGCCAACAGGAGCGATACTACCCGCACTCCAGTAAGCTGCTGTTGCAGCCCAACTGGCAGCACTCTGGTATTTACTCTCAGCTGCTAACTTTGATGCTAACTTCCGGTTCTCTTCTGTCGGCTTTTGCACCCAGCGTTCTGCTGATAACAAAGCCTTAATATGAAGCGGAGGCGTTTCCTTTGTTTGACTCTGCCTTGTGGCGATACAGGCCCACCAAACAGCCTCTCGCTTAGGCAGACCATGTGAAATTAGTTTAATAGCATCTAGATAGTGCTCACCCTCAAGCAGAGACATAATACTCTCATGAGGCGGCACCTCTGGCATAACGATTGTTTCGGCTTCATCACTTAACTGAAAGTTCTCTATCAACTCAGCTGTCGTCTTCGCTTTAATTTTTATCATATCTAAAAGAATTAACCTATGTTAATTAATGAGCGTTACACCACCTTTGAGCATCAACATTCCACCGCCC
Above is a window of Sinobacterium caligoides DNA encoding:
- the tssH gene encoding type VI secretion system ATPase TssH, with product MTPTLRESLEGAAGLCLAHSQYNVELEHWLLKLLDSQDSDIYQLLLKHEVDVGRLSKQLVNVIAKFKSGSSRPAALSPTIVDVAKNAWMLSSVEYQQPSISSGHLLAAVLLDEQQQRQLVEACPALRSIAPESVRETARAFFGQTGESAAAVSEMTEQPGNDKSIKASKSPALDKYTVNLTERAKQGEIDPVLGRDEEIRQCIDILTRRRQNNPIMTGEAGVGKTAVVEGFALRIASGDVPTPLKDVALRTLDLGLLQAGASVKGEFENRLKSVIDEVKSSITPIILFIDEAHTLIGAGGKEGQGDAANLLKPALARGELRTIAATTWAEYKKYFERDPALTRRFQVVKVEEPDETKAINMMRGIAESLQNHHQVRILDEAIIASVQLSHRYIPARQLPDKSVSLLDTAAARVALSQSSTPAAIENAQRRIETATRTQVLLQKEHAATQQHGDKLEELSHEIETAQILLAALNEQLEKERQLISEIRELRNTIESEFETDPTEQSTQHTEHLQRLQGQLAEIQQDQPLCQASVDAQAVAAVVANWTGIPVGKMVADEITAINQLKAKLGERVIGQEHALDAISQAVRTSRAGLTDPRKPVGVFLFAGTSGVGKTETALALADTLYGGEQNITTINMSEFKEEHKISMLLGSPPGYVGYGEGGVLTEAARRKPHSVILLDEMEKAHSGVQDIFYNLFDKGTIKDGEGRDIDFKNTLIIMTSNAGEDAIRAISEQVEEKLEPEALVDNIRPYLLDSFKPAFLGRTNVIAFYPLEDDELIKIAAINMRKIEKRVKAHYGASFSYDEEVLLHIIARCQESDTGARNIENILNRSILPELAGECLQKMANDLPIDSIHIACDEEGVFSYQLH
- a CDS encoding PAAR domain-containing protein encodes the protein MGKPAARITDMHVCPMVTGVVPHVGGPIVAPATPTVLIGSIPAAGLGSVCVCVGPPDSIIMGSATVLVGGRPAARMGDSTAHGGTIVIGMPTVLIGG
- a CDS encoding DUF6931 family protein encodes the protein MIKIKAKTTAELIENFQLSDEAETIVMPEVPPHESIMSLLEGEHYLDAIKLISHGLPKREAVWWACIATRQSQTKETPPLHIKALLSAERWVQKPTEENRKLASKLAAESKYQSAASWAATAAYWSAGSIAPVGEPDVPPPEHLYAHAVAGSVALAAAEGDEEGLKSRYVTLITQGIDLANGGQGRLSS